One Vigna unguiculata cultivar IT97K-499-35 chromosome 11, ASM411807v1, whole genome shotgun sequence DNA window includes the following coding sequences:
- the LOC114170519 gene encoding LOW QUALITY PROTEIN: 5' exonuclease Apollo-like (The sequence of the model RefSeq protein was modified relative to this genomic sequence to represent the inferred CDS: deleted 1 base in 1 codon) has product MEKGLISVDRWAEGSEAYFLTHLHSDHTNGLTSTWSHGPLFCSSVTAKLLPFKIPGFDLSLLRILHPGTSHILTLSSTVLHVTVIDACHVPGSIMLLFRGDFGCVLHTGDFRWEATCQRATDARHMLGHALQNLPVVDILYLDNTYSNPIYDFSPRHAAAQKVIDIISSHPDHEVIIGMNTLGKEDLLVEISRALRIKICVWPERLRTMYLLGYPDIFTTNTSLTRVRAVPQYSFSIETLEALNTMCPTIGILPSGLPWMKKSFKRLEFLSGSFLTSRYKRGKWGANSEAEIGDQVGNIGSPEKIHEYMYTVPYSDHSNYKEIEEFIKFVQPTRLKGIVASSSCYIEPMYYFGRLCCVDQQTQPLDGEQKRKESCKREREEAVSSKASFRGDNVQTGKERSKALKRRFSGVRVSRFSILRRTHRGTKLRRNSSDEE; this is encoded by the exons ATGGAGAAGGGGTTAATCTCCGTAGACCGTTGGGCGGAAGGAAGCGAAGCTTACTTCCTCACCCACCTCCACTCCGACCACACCAACGGCCTCACCTCCACCTGGTCCCACGGACCCCTCTTCTGCTCCTCCGTCACCGCCAAACTCCTCCCCTTCAAGATCCCCGGCTTCGATCTCTCCCTCCTCCGCATCCTCCACCCCGGCACCTCCCACATTCTCACCCTCTCATCCACCGTCCTCCACGTCACCGTCATAGACGCCTGTCACGTCCCCG GTTCCATCATGCTCCTCTTCCGCGGCGACTTCGGCTGCGTCCTCCACACCGGCGACTTCAGGTGGGAAGCCACGTGCCAGAGAGCAACCGACGCCCGTCACATGCTTGGCCACGCTCTCCAGAACCTTCCCGTCGTTGACATCCTTTACCTCGACAACACTTACTCCAATCCTATCTATGATTTTTCGCCTCGCCATGCAGCGGCTCAGAAG GTTATTGATATAATTTCTTCGCATCCCGATCATGAAGTCATTATCGGGATGAACACTTTGGGGAAGGAAGATCTGCTGGTTGAAATTTCGCGTGCGCTACGAATCAAG ATTTGTGTGTGGCCAGAGCGGTTGCGGACTATGTATCTTCTTGGTTACCCTGATATTTTTACAACGAACACGTCTCTTACTAGAGTTAGAGCTGTTCCTCAATATAGCTTTAGCATTGAAACTCTGGAGGCATTGAATACAATGTGCCCAACAATAGGAATCTTGCCATCGGGTCTTCCATGGATGAAGAAATCA TTCAAAAGATTAGAGTTTCTTTCTGGTTCCTTTTTGACATCTCGTTATAAGAGAGGCAAATGGGGTGCAAATAGTGAGGCCGAGATTGGTGACCAAGTTGGAAACATAGGATCGCCGGAGAAAATTCACGAGTACATGTACACAGTTCCCTACTCTGATCACTCCAACTATAAGGAGATTGAAGAGTTTATAAAGTTTGTTCAACCAACCAGACTCAAGGGCATTGTGGCTTCCTCGTCATGCTATATTGAACCTATGTACTATTTTGGTCGACTTTGTTGTGTGGACCAACAGACACAACCGTTGGATGGGGAgcagaaaaggaaagaaagttgtaaaagagaaagagaagaagcagTCAGCTCCAAAGCTTCATTTAGAGGTGATAATGTTCAGACAGGTAAAGAGAGAAGCAAGGCTTTGAAGCGCAGGTTTTCTGGTGTTCGTGTGAGCAGGTTTAGTATATTAAGAAGAACGCACCGTGGTACAAAACTTCGGAGGAACAGTTCTGATGAAGAATGA